A stretch of Rhizobium sp. TH2 DNA encodes these proteins:
- a CDS encoding DpnI domain-containing protein: protein MATARQTLGEFGEQRVVQDCGCPKCKRPKTLVRLPPNFKCADVICDFCGYLAQVKASSAKRIDQVPKTVMGAAWEPQRQRMEAAIYFPLFLVLVTPDAQYSIFYLSADLQEPAMFKPRNPLSENARRAGWQGFLYDMTAVADRAVRVR from the coding sequence ATGGCAACGGCACGACAGACGCTTGGCGAATTTGGCGAACAACGCGTGGTGCAAGATTGCGGTTGCCCAAAATGCAAACGACCGAAGACGCTTGTCCGACTTCCGCCGAACTTCAAATGTGCGGACGTTATTTGCGATTTTTGCGGTTATCTCGCCCAAGTCAAGGCATCAAGCGCTAAACGTATTGATCAAGTTCCGAAGACCGTCATGGGCGCGGCTTGGGAACCACAACGTCAAAGAATGGAAGCGGCCATCTATTTTCCGTTGTTTTTGGTTTTGGTCACCCCGGACGCTCAATATTCGATCTTCTATTTATCCGCCGACTTGCAAGAACCGGCGATGTTCAAACCGCGCAATCCCCTTTCAGAAAACGCAAGACGCGCGGGTTGGCAAGGCTTCCTGTACGACATGACCGCCGTCGCCGACCGTGCGGTACGGGTCAGATAG
- a CDS encoding recombinase family protein — protein MTFVRAYLRASTKDQDANRAKDDLFAFAADRDLKIAATYTENESGASLKRPELFRLLNDCTPGDILLVEQVDRLSRLNAEDWESLKAQIQSKKVKVVALDLPTSWMMADTKADDIQNRIFDAINQMMLDLLAAIARKDYDDRRRRQSQGIAKAKSEGLYRGRPEDKDRNAGIRKMLASGMSWNSIISATGCSRSTLSRLAKPQTP, from the coding sequence ATGACATTCGTCCGTGCTTACCTTCGCGCTTCCACCAAAGACCAAGATGCCAATCGTGCGAAGGACGATCTTTTTGCATTTGCCGCCGACCGTGATTTGAAGATCGCGGCGACCTATACCGAAAACGAGTCCGGCGCGTCCCTGAAGCGACCCGAACTGTTCCGCCTTCTGAATGATTGCACGCCGGGCGACATCCTATTGGTGGAACAGGTTGATCGACTGTCACGATTGAATGCCGAAGATTGGGAAAGCCTGAAAGCGCAAATCCAGTCGAAGAAGGTCAAGGTCGTCGCGCTTGATCTGCCAACGTCTTGGATGATGGCCGATACGAAGGCCGATGATATCCAAAATCGTATTTTTGATGCGATAAACCAGATGATGCTTGATCTCTTGGCGGCGATTGCCCGCAAGGATTACGATGATCGCCGCCGCCGCCAGTCACAAGGGATTGCGAAGGCGAAATCGGAAGGCCTTTATCGCGGAAGGCCGGAAGACAAAGATCGGAATGCCGGTATTCGGAAAATGCTGGCGAGCGGCATGTCGTGGAATTCGATCATTTCGGCCACAGGCTGTTCCCGATCAACCTTGTCGCGTCTTGCGAAACCCCAAACTCCGTGA
- a CDS encoding TspO/MBR family protein — translation MNKYISLAFFIIVVVSVGLLIGYSTAPGAWYHSLEKPPFNPPNWLFAPAWTLIYVLIAIAGWRVMMIEGLSGWSGRVWFVQMALNYAWSPVFFGLQMPFAALAMIVLLLFSIIAFLLLARDDKARWCFVPYAAWVAFATVLNGWIAFAN, via the coding sequence ATGAACAAATACATTTCGCTCGCTTTCTTTATCATTGTCGTCGTATCGGTCGGGTTGTTGATTGGGTATTCGACAGCACCCGGCGCTTGGTACCATTCCCTTGAAAAGCCGCCATTCAACCCGCCCAATTGGCTATTCGCCCCGGCATGGACGCTAATATATGTCCTAATTGCTATCGCCGGCTGGCGAGTCATGATGATTGAAGGGTTGTCCGGATGGTCAGGCCGCGTCTGGTTTGTGCAAATGGCATTGAATTACGCTTGGTCGCCAGTGTTCTTCGGCCTTCAAATGCCGTTCGCGGCCTTGGCGATGATCGTCCTATTGCTATTCAGCATCATCGCCTTCCTTCTATTGGCGAGGGACGACAAAGCCCGTTGGTGCTTCGTCCCTTATGCAGCTTGGGTAGCTTTCGCGACCGTTCTGAATGGCTGGATAGCGTTTGCAAATTGA
- the ligD gene encoding non-homologous end-joining DNA ligase, whose product MAKRPIKPTQTIPLLREADLPLSSKPIEPRDPRQPRLPFDPMPDRIEPCLALLSLKVPKGDNWIYEIKWDGYRLAVHVEPTGVRILTRGGHDWTHRFPEIGKAASELGPATMILDGEAVVLDEQGRSDFGALQASLGGRGGKRTSHEAILYAFDLLYFDGHDLTALGLHERRQMLADVIPDQTGQIRLSEAFEGDGETLFAEACKHGLEGIIAKNDDRPYRSGRTGDWIKIKCIQSDTFAIVGYEPSTKVPGAIASLLLAARKAKELVYVGSVGTGWKRSEAVALKRRLDGMRTAAPAIKLKNKKLVFVEPTLAAEVEYRAWTKDAQLRHASFKGLREAAAHAEIYSIDD is encoded by the coding sequence ATGGCAAAACGTCCAATCAAACCAACGCAAACCATCCCACTTCTTCGCGAAGCTGATCTTCCGCTTTCATCCAAACCAATCGAGCCGCGCGATCCGCGACAGCCGCGATTGCCCTTCGATCCAATGCCTGACCGTATTGAACCGTGCTTGGCTCTATTGTCGTTAAAGGTGCCGAAAGGCGACAACTGGATTTATGAAATCAAATGGGATGGCTATCGACTTGCCGTCCATGTTGAACCGACGGGCGTTCGTATTCTCACGCGCGGCGGCCATGATTGGACACATCGATTTCCAGAGATCGGGAAGGCGGCTTCAGAGCTTGGCCCGGCGACTATGATCTTGGACGGCGAAGCGGTCGTGTTAGATGAACAAGGGCGGTCGGATTTTGGCGCGCTGCAAGCATCGTTGGGCGGTCGTGGAGGCAAGCGCACTTCCCATGAAGCCATCCTTTATGCGTTCGATCTTCTGTATTTTGACGGCCATGATTTGACCGCCCTTGGATTGCACGAACGCCGCCAGATGCTTGCCGATGTCATTCCAGATCAAACCGGTCAAATTCGCCTGTCTGAAGCGTTCGAAGGTGATGGCGAGACACTATTCGCCGAAGCATGCAAACACGGCTTGGAAGGAATTATTGCCAAGAATGATGACCGTCCTTATCGAAGCGGGCGAACGGGCGATTGGATCAAAATTAAATGCATTCAAAGCGACACTTTCGCCATCGTTGGATATGAGCCATCCACCAAGGTTCCCGGCGCGATTGCAAGCCTTCTATTAGCCGCAAGGAAGGCCAAGGAACTCGTTTACGTCGGTTCGGTCGGGACGGGCTGGAAAAGGTCGGAAGCCGTGGCGTTGAAGCGGCGTCTTGACGGCATGCGAACGGCGGCACCGGCGATCAAACTGAAAAACAAAAAATTGGTTTTCGTTGAACCGACGCTGGCGGCTGAAGTGGAGTACCGCGCTTGGACGAAGGATGCCCAACTTCGCCATGCGAGCTTCAAAGGATTACGGGAAGCCGCCGCTCACGCGGAAATCTATTCAATAGACGACTAA
- a CDS encoding PAS domain-containing sensor histidine kinase, with product MEVIDYEDLFECAPCGYLVLDNQGRILATNQTLQAWLGYDASELKQKRFLDLLNVAGRIFYETHFAPLLRMQDFFDEVALDFVTRDGNKLAVLANARQRRDEDGDLIATRVAIFQAKERRRYERDLVEARKAAEAARKELATLNASLTETGLLRDEFIAVLGHDLRNPLASIIAGMRMLSREPLSEKAVGIVGLVEKAADRMHGLIGNILDLARGRLGGGLTVKRDATEPLEPALRQVIAELHAAMPDRVIDGEVDIPILIGVDRMRIGQLASNLLANALTHGARDMPVKLKAMVTGDTFVLSVINHGTPIPQSTIEKLFQPFFRGGTSDSPQGLGLGLHIASEIAKAHGGTLTVSSTQEQTAFTFLMPLTDGNGAIAAR from the coding sequence ATGGAAGTCATCGATTACGAAGACCTTTTCGAGTGCGCGCCTTGCGGCTATCTCGTTTTGGATAACCAAGGCCGCATTCTTGCGACCAACCAGACGCTTCAGGCATGGCTTGGTTACGACGCGTCGGAATTGAAGCAAAAGCGCTTCCTTGACCTTCTAAATGTCGCGGGCCGCATCTTCTATGAAACCCACTTCGCGCCACTATTGCGGATGCAAGACTTCTTCGACGAAGTTGCGCTCGATTTCGTGACCCGTGATGGAAACAAGCTCGCCGTGCTGGCGAACGCGCGACAACGACGTGATGAAGACGGTGACCTGATTGCCACGCGAGTGGCGATCTTTCAGGCCAAGGAACGCCGCCGCTATGAACGCGATCTTGTTGAAGCGCGTAAGGCGGCGGAAGCGGCCCGCAAGGAACTCGCAACCCTAAATGCATCGCTGACCGAAACCGGGCTTTTGCGCGACGAATTCATTGCGGTTCTTGGCCATGATCTTCGCAATCCGCTTGCGTCAATCATCGCGGGAATGCGGATGCTTTCTCGAGAACCCTTATCCGAAAAGGCTGTCGGTATCGTTGGGCTTGTCGAGAAAGCCGCCGATAGAATGCATGGCCTAATTGGCAACATTTTGGATTTGGCGCGCGGTCGTCTTGGCGGCGGATTGACAGTCAAGCGGGATGCCACCGAACCCTTGGAACCCGCCTTGCGCCAAGTGATCGCGGAATTGCATGCCGCTATGCCAGATCGCGTCATTGACGGCGAAGTCGATATCCCCATTTTGATTGGCGTTGACCGTATGCGGATTGGCCAACTCGCCTCGAATTTACTCGCGAATGCGCTGACTCACGGCGCACGGGATATGCCGGTGAAACTGAAAGCCATGGTCACTGGCGACACTTTTGTCCTGTCGGTCATCAATCACGGCACGCCAATTCCGCAATCCACTATCGAAAAGCTTTTTCAGCCGTTTTTTCGTGGTGGCACTAGCGATAGCCCACAAGGGCTTGGGTTAGGTTTGCACATCGCTTCCGAGATCGCAAAAGCCCATGGCGGAACGTTGACAGTTTCATCAACCCAAGAGCAAACGGCCTTCACTTTTTTGATGCCGTTAACCGACGGCAATGGAGCAATCGCCGCCCGATAA
- a CDS encoding DUF2971 domain-containing protein has protein sequence MMNDYNETGYGYSVFEEAANEMLKDEDMKRSFPDFDTSVLDKIDEALGSNQFMLHPTIACFSKKPDVLSQWRGYADDARGFAVGFSAHVLKKLPVSLLEVEYVRETQVKEMKVAIGATYLKNLESDDPYGRDFRDDCLLLANWMFAFKSEAFAEEQEVRCLHALTVDIKEDSWTLSSVMDTDDGSKPGPDVKFRTNADGGLTAYMDMPIPNEDGQTIKEIWLGPKNSNGPGNVRYLLGNNGFTNVSFFRSRATYR, from the coding sequence ATGATGAATGATTACAACGAAACAGGATACGGTTACTCTGTATTTGAAGAAGCAGCGAATGAAATGCTAAAAGATGAAGATATGAAGCGGTCATTTCCCGACTTTGATACTTCTGTATTGGATAAGATAGACGAAGCGCTTGGCTCTAATCAATTTATGTTGCACCCAACGATAGCATGTTTCTCCAAGAAGCCCGACGTGTTAAGTCAATGGCGAGGCTATGCCGATGACGCCAGAGGATTTGCTGTTGGTTTTTCTGCGCACGTATTGAAAAAATTGCCGGTATCCTTGCTTGAAGTGGAGTATGTGCGCGAGACACAAGTAAAAGAGATGAAGGTCGCAATAGGTGCAACTTATCTCAAGAATTTGGAGAGTGACGATCCCTATGGTCGTGATTTTCGGGATGATTGCCTTCTCTTGGCAAATTGGATGTTTGCTTTCAAAAGCGAAGCATTCGCCGAAGAACAAGAAGTAAGATGCCTTCACGCCCTAACCGTTGATATCAAGGAAGATTCTTGGACGCTATCCAGTGTCATGGATACGGACGATGGTTCAAAGCCCGGGCCTGATGTAAAGTTTCGCACAAACGCCGATGGTGGCCTGACAGCTTACATGGACATGCCAATTCCAAATGAGGATGGTCAGACAATCAAAGAGATTTGGCTGGGGCCGAAAAATTCCAATGGGCCGGGCAACGTCCGATATTTGCTCGGCAACAACGGCTTCACCAATGTAAGTTTCTTTCGATCTCGCGCTACGTACCGCTGA
- a CDS encoding alpha/beta fold hydrolase — MSIFARNNINIPGNGTKAIMFAHGFGCDQAMWRYVAPAFQDRFRTVLFDHVGAGKSDLRAYDPVKYSSLSGYADDVVEIGEALGLQDAIFVGHSVSAMIGALASIKSPGMFESLVMVGPSPRYIDDDGYHGGFSAENIEELLESLADNHMGWSMAMAPAIMGNPDRPELSEELANSFCRTDPDIAKEFARVTFTSDNRSDLDKIKTRTLVLQCKEDIIASREVGEYIACHIPGSKLVILDATGHCPNLSAPNEVISAINNFL, encoded by the coding sequence ATGTCCATTTTTGCGCGCAATAACATTAATATTCCCGGCAATGGCACAAAGGCGATTATGTTCGCCCACGGCTTCGGATGCGATCAGGCAATGTGGCGATATGTAGCGCCAGCTTTTCAAGATCGCTTCCGGACTGTTCTTTTCGATCATGTTGGTGCGGGAAAGTCGGATTTGCGGGCGTATGACCCTGTCAAATATTCGAGCCTTTCAGGATATGCAGATGACGTTGTCGAGATCGGCGAAGCCCTCGGCTTACAAGACGCGATTTTTGTCGGTCATTCTGTCAGTGCCATGATCGGGGCGTTGGCGTCCATCAAATCGCCGGGCATGTTCGAAAGTTTGGTGATGGTCGGCCCGTCGCCGCGCTACATTGACGACGATGGCTATCATGGCGGCTTCAGCGCCGAGAATATTGAAGAACTTTTGGAATCGCTTGCCGACAATCACATGGGCTGGTCAATGGCCATGGCACCGGCAATCATGGGCAATCCTGATCGTCCGGAGCTTAGCGAGGAACTTGCCAACAGTTTTTGCCGAACCGACCCGGATATCGCCAAGGAGTTTGCCCGGGTGACGTTTACATCGGACAACCGTTCCGATCTGGATAAGATCAAGACCCGAACTCTCGTTCTTCAATGCAAGGAAGACATTATCGCTTCACGGGAAGTCGGCGAATATATCGCCTGTCATATCCCCGGCAGCAAGCTCGTCATTTTGGACGCGACAGGCCATTGCCCTAACCTTTCCGCGCCGAACGAAGTGATATCGGCAATCAACAATTTCCTTTAA